One segment of Triticum aestivum cultivar Chinese Spring chromosome 2A, IWGSC CS RefSeq v2.1, whole genome shotgun sequence DNA contains the following:
- the LOC123184130 gene encoding uncharacterized protein, which translates to MDVLLPDDVLACILRRLNPRSLAASRCLCKAWRDVVDARSLLRADLLPLSVYGIFFVEEVILSSMRFFARPLMEMEHKIAVRFDYLDEDVPRPDYHHLEVLDHRNGLLLLRDWVVNPATRQCTPLPPPPPLRAGMEAFFDTRYLVFDPAVSPHYHVFSIPRVLRRTVELTKFTDETEWPPSPYTLTVFSSTTRRWEERSFVRQEGEAATRTTIADINFSPRKQRYAVHWRDALYVHSQDDSIIRITLSTHKYQVIPSPIGRQVTYLESLYLGKSIHGVYCALIFNLEERLRIWLLNDDEVRGQTKWVLKNDVSIQPLVGITHQHFGLQNNGLWTLQNTSYEPMAEQKFEWDPDSDITLEAEAKAPIDHFHDDIRTLGFHPYKEILFLWTNCKRVVAYHLNSSKAQDVGKLPVPSIETSFVYTPLLDGEILGK; encoded by the exons ATGGACGTGCTCCTCCCCGACGACGTGCTCGCTTGCATCCTCCGCCGCCTCAACCCGCGCAGCCTCGCGGCGTCCCGCTGCCTATGCAAGGCGTGGCGCGACGTCGTGGACGCCCGGAGCCTGCTGCGCGCGGACCTCCTCCCGCTCTCGGTCTATGGGATCTTCTTTGTGGAGGAGGTGATCCTGAGCAGCATGCGATTCTTCGCCCGCCCCCTGATGGAGATGGAGCACAAAATCGCCGTCAGATTCGACTACCTGGACGAGGACGTCCCCCGCCCAGACTACCACCATCTGGAAGTATTGGATCACCGCAACGGCCTGCTCTTGCTCAGGGACTGGGTGGTTAACCCGGCGACCCGGCAGTGCACGCCTTTGCCCCCGCCCCCGCCTCTACGCGCGGGGATGGAAGCTTTCTTTGACACCAGATACCTTGTGTTTGATCCCGCTGTATCGCCGCACTACCATGTGTTTTCGATCCCTAGAGTCTTGCGCAGAACTGTTGAGCTAACCAAATTCACCGACGAGACGGAATGGCCGCCATCGCCGTACACGCTCACCGTGTTCTCCTCGACAACACGGAGGTGGGAGGAGAGGTCTTTTGTTCGACAAGAAGGAGAAGCGGCCACACGGACTACCATAGCTGATATCAACTTCTCTCCTCGGAAGCAACGCTACGCCGTCCACTGGCGGGATGCGCTTTATGTGCATTCCCAAGACGATTCCATTATACG TATAACCTTGTCGACCcataagtaccaagtgattccatcTCCAATAGGACGTCAAGTGACATATCTAGAATCTCTCTACTTGGGGAAATCCATCCACGGCGTCTACTGTGCACTAATCTTTAATTTGGAGGAACGGCTACGGATTTGGCTACTTAATGATGATGAGGTACGCGGTCAAACAAAATGGGTGCTCAAGAATGACGTGAGCATTCAACCACTCGTGGGAATAACACATCAACACTTTGGCCTTCAAAACAATGGACTTTGGACTTTGCAAAACACTTCCTACGAACCAATGGCGGAGCAGAAATTTGAATGGGATCCTGACAGCGACATTACCCTTGAAGCTGAGGCTAAGGCTCCAATAGATCACTTTCATGATGATATTCGTACCCTAGGATTTCATCCTTACAAGGAGATTCTCTTCTTATGGACAAATTGCAAAAGAGTAGTAGCTTACCATTTGAACAGTTCCAAGGCTCAAGACGTGGGAAAGTTACCCGTACCATCGATAGAAACGTCTTTTGTATACACACCCTTGTTGGATGGGGAAATATTAGGAAAATAG